A region from the Thermanaeromonas toyohensis ToBE genome encodes:
- a CDS encoding FAD-binding oxidoreductase, with translation MLDKDTLKELIRIVGRENVLTSEVSLATYMYDATLLYGKPDVVVFVENAQQIASILKLANSKGIPVTPRGAGMGLSGGTVPHRGGIVIVMTRMNRILEIDPQNRVAVVEPGVTNMELQKAVAPYGLMYVPDPASQKVSTMGGNFGENAGGMRGIKYGVTKDHILGVELVLPTGDIVRIGGKWEPIVPELNLLALLIGSEGTLGIATQIIVRLLPLPRAVKTLLAVYNTLEEAGNSVSQIVAQGIIPTTLELMDNKVIQAVEEWLHIGLPLEAGAVLLIEVDGWGPELERQAEKIKEICQANGATQVQLARDAAERDNLWLARRSAIGAMARLRPSYDLEDATVPRSRLPEMLRRVEAIAEKYRIPIGMLAHAGDGNLHPLVLFDERDQEEMERVHRTREEIFRAALELGGTLSGEHGIGLGKLDFMPLAFTPAELDFMRRERRAFDPNGILNPGKFIPESPQGI, from the coding sequence ATGTTAGACAAAGACACTTTAAAGGAACTTATCCGCATAGTCGGACGGGAAAATGTGTTGACCTCAGAAGTTTCCCTGGCTACCTATATGTATGATGCTACCCTACTTTACGGTAAGCCCGATGTGGTCGTCTTTGTGGAGAATGCCCAACAGATAGCTTCTATATTAAAATTGGCCAACTCTAAGGGTATCCCGGTTACTCCGCGAGGAGCTGGTATGGGCTTAAGCGGGGGGACTGTCCCCCACCGGGGTGGTATTGTAATAGTCATGACCCGTATGAATCGCATTTTAGAAATAGATCCCCAGAATCGGGTGGCTGTAGTGGAACCTGGGGTCACTAACATGGAGCTACAGAAAGCAGTAGCGCCCTATGGGTTGATGTATGTGCCTGACCCGGCCAGCCAGAAGGTCTCTACCATGGGGGGCAATTTTGGGGAAAACGCTGGTGGTATGCGGGGTATCAAATACGGGGTCACTAAAGACCATATCCTAGGTGTGGAGCTGGTCCTGCCTACAGGGGATATAGTAAGAATAGGGGGTAAGTGGGAGCCCATTGTACCAGAGTTAAACTTGCTGGCCTTACTTATAGGCTCAGAAGGCACTTTAGGTATAGCCACTCAAATTATAGTTCGCCTCCTCCCCTTGCCCCGGGCTGTTAAAACTTTACTTGCTGTTTACAATACTTTGGAAGAAGCTGGCAACTCCGTTTCCCAGATTGTAGCCCAAGGTATTATCCCTACCACCTTAGAATTGATGGATAACAAGGTTATCCAAGCTGTAGAGGAATGGTTACACATAGGGCTCCCCTTAGAGGCAGGCGCTGTCCTCCTCATTGAAGTTGATGGCTGGGGTCCGGAGCTTGAGCGGCAGGCGGAGAAGATAAAGGAAATATGCCAGGCTAATGGAGCTACCCAGGTTCAATTAGCAAGGGATGCCGCAGAGAGAGACAACTTGTGGCTTGCTCGCCGTTCAGCTATCGGAGCTATGGCCAGGCTAAGACCCTCCTATGATCTAGAAGATGCCACTGTCCCCCGCTCGCGGCTTCCCGAGATGCTCCGGCGGGTGGAGGCTATAGCTGAAAAATACCGTATCCCCATCGGGATGCTAGCCCATGCTGGTGACGGCAACCTCCATCCCTTAGTGCTCTTTGATGAACGGGACCAGGAAGAGATGGAGCGGGTGCATAGGACGCGGGAAGAGATTTTCCGGGCCGCTCTAGAGCTAGGAGGGACTCTCTCAGGTGAGCATGGCATAGGTTTAGGCAAGTTAGATTTTATGCCCCTGGCCTTCACCCCTGCTGAACTGGATTTTATGCGCCGTGAACGCCGCGCCTTTGACCCCAACGGGATATTAAACCCGGGCAAGTTCATCCCGGAATCCCCGCAAGGAATTTAA
- a CDS encoding FAD-binding oxidoreductase, with protein MRPTFIKELEDILGPARVRQDMAARQAAALDLEFLPEIVVFPQDSEQVARVVSLAGEEGIPLIPWGAGNQAFRGLLPLRGGIAINLTGLQRVLEFDQDNQTAYVEAGLSLAQLKETFAAGRLFLPLDPVEGETCTLGGCIASNASGPRKLGYGSTKDYLLGLEVVLPTGEIVRTGGKTVKNVQDYDNTRFLAGSWGTLGIITKAMVKLKPLPEKEATMVLGFTTLDEACEAAYTLRQEWGPVALELLDSQSLAALERTGCPLPGQGKERLLVAFAGFTEAVDWQVDQVLMGFKGKAQINIYTGTEAQAVWEARRKVFAAFSGEKGALLGQVSLPFTSTANFICEAGKFIFSQGLKAGMVAHFGNGHVHIFLEHPPAAYLEVREFLSVFEEQAMKEGGLFLVDNVWDLESIRKKVENRGAALLPLLKRIKEALDPKGILAPNSKVIAYALAPQR; from the coding sequence ATGCGACCGACCTTCATAAAAGAGCTAGAGGACATATTAGGACCTGCCCGGGTTCGGCAGGATATGGCTGCTCGTCAGGCGGCAGCCCTGGACCTTGAGTTCTTGCCTGAGATAGTAGTATTTCCCCAAGATAGCGAGCAAGTAGCCCGGGTGGTCTCTTTAGCTGGTGAAGAAGGTATCCCTCTCATCCCCTGGGGAGCCGGGAATCAGGCCTTTAGGGGACTTTTACCCCTACGCGGAGGTATAGCTATAAACTTGACGGGCTTGCAAAGGGTACTGGAGTTTGACCAGGATAACCAGACAGCCTATGTGGAAGCGGGGTTATCTCTTGCCCAGCTTAAAGAGACCTTTGCTGCCGGTCGGCTTTTTCTCCCCTTGGATCCCGTAGAGGGGGAGACCTGCACTTTGGGTGGATGTATCGCCAGCAATGCTTCTGGGCCCCGGAAATTGGGTTATGGTTCTACTAAGGATTACCTTCTGGGGTTGGAAGTAGTCCTTCCTACAGGTGAAATAGTACGGACCGGGGGAAAAACTGTCAAGAACGTCCAGGATTATGATAATACCCGTTTCTTAGCTGGGTCGTGGGGTACTTTAGGTATTATAACTAAGGCTATGGTAAAGCTTAAGCCTCTGCCGGAAAAGGAGGCTACTATGGTCTTAGGCTTTACCACACTGGATGAGGCTTGCGAAGCAGCCTATACTTTGCGGCAAGAATGGGGCCCGGTAGCCTTAGAACTTTTGGATAGCCAGAGCTTGGCCGCCCTCGAAAGAACAGGGTGTCCTCTTCCGGGCCAAGGGAAGGAGAGGTTACTGGTAGCCTTTGCTGGTTTTACTGAGGCTGTGGATTGGCAGGTGGACCAGGTATTGATGGGCTTTAAAGGAAAGGCCCAGATTAACATATATACGGGTACAGAAGCCCAGGCTGTTTGGGAGGCTAGGCGCAAAGTTTTTGCAGCTTTCTCAGGTGAGAAGGGAGCCCTCTTAGGACAAGTTTCCCTTCCCTTTACTAGTACGGCCAACTTTATTTGCGAGGCAGGTAAGTTTATCTTTTCCCAGGGCTTAAAGGCGGGGATGGTAGCCCACTTTGGTAATGGTCATGTACACATTTTCTTGGAGCATCCGCCAGCAGCTTACCTTGAGGTGCGGGAGTTTTTAAGCGTGTTTGAGGAGCAAGCCATGAAGGAAGGAGGCCTTTTCCTGGTGGATAACGTCTGGGATCTAGAGAGCATCAGGAAGAAGGTAGAGAACCGAGGGGCTGCTCTCCTTCCCCTCCTTAAACGTATAAAGGAAGCCTTGGATCCTAAGGGGATCTTGGCTCCCAATAGCAAGGTTATCGCTTACGCTTTGGCTCCCCAAAGGTAA
- a CDS encoding (Fe-S)-binding protein: MVKALRDMLEDVVRCNKCGFCQEVCPTYKATGEEFSLARGRNRLIRLSLEGTFDLIHNPEINHHIYSCLLCGACVNACPSSVITDTLVKAARAEITRAKGQPFPIRLALRGVLAKQRRLSLGAKALRFYQRSGARWLARHTGFLKLLGALGKAEGLLPDIPGYTLRERLPQILKPPARPRHRVAYFAGCLINNFFPAIGEATLRVLQHNDCEVVVPSTNCCGIPHEAYGDLEMLLNLAKENLETFKQHQVDAIVTDCASCAHGLHNYAKLLEDDPHYRDLAREVADKVQDAVAFLAALGIKKEMGSLEITVTYHDPCHAVRGLKVRKEPREILRAIPGVSFVEMNEADWCCGGAGSYNVTHYEISQRILERKMKNFKLTGAQYLATSCPACLLQLAHGLNVYGLPGKTIHVMQLLDQAYQKALK; the protein is encoded by the coding sequence ATGGTTAAAGCGTTAAGGGATATGCTGGAGGACGTGGTGCGCTGCAATAAGTGTGGTTTTTGCCAGGAAGTGTGTCCTACCTATAAGGCCACCGGTGAGGAATTCTCCCTAGCTCGTGGCCGTAATCGTCTCATTCGCCTTTCCCTGGAAGGCACCTTCGATTTAATCCACAACCCGGAGATAAATCACCATATTTATTCTTGCCTCCTTTGCGGGGCCTGTGTCAATGCCTGCCCTTCCTCAGTTATCACGGATACCTTGGTAAAGGCAGCGCGAGCCGAGATCACCCGGGCTAAGGGGCAACCCTTCCCTATACGGTTGGCCTTGAGGGGTGTCCTGGCTAAGCAGCGCAGGCTAAGCCTGGGAGCCAAGGCTTTGCGTTTCTACCAGCGCAGCGGGGCGCGGTGGCTGGCCCGGCATACGGGGTTTTTGAAACTCTTAGGAGCTTTAGGGAAAGCGGAGGGGCTTTTACCTGATATTCCAGGTTATACTTTGCGGGAGCGGTTACCCCAGATCCTTAAGCCCCCGGCCCGACCCCGCCACCGGGTAGCCTATTTTGCTGGCTGCCTTATAAACAATTTCTTCCCCGCCATCGGGGAAGCCACCTTACGGGTGCTCCAACATAACGACTGCGAAGTGGTGGTCCCCTCTACCAATTGCTGTGGGATACCCCATGAAGCCTATGGAGATTTAGAGATGCTTTTGAACCTGGCGAAAGAGAATCTAGAGACCTTTAAGCAGCATCAGGTGGATGCCATTGTTACTGACTGTGCTTCCTGCGCCCACGGTCTACACAATTACGCTAAACTTCTAGAGGATGATCCTCATTATAGGGATTTGGCGCGGGAGGTGGCAGATAAGGTTCAGGATGCCGTAGCCTTCTTGGCTGCGCTGGGTATAAAAAAGGAGATGGGCTCCCTTGAAATAACTGTTACTTACCACGATCCTTGCCATGCTGTACGGGGGCTTAAAGTGAGAAAGGAGCCTAGAGAAATTTTAAGGGCCATTCCAGGTGTGAGCTTCGTGGAGATGAACGAGGCCGACTGGTGCTGCGGCGGTGCCGGCTCTTATAACGTCACCCATTACGAGATATCGCAGCGTATTTTGGAGCGCAAGATGAAGAACTTTAAACTTACAGGTGCCCAGTACCTGGCTACCTCTTGCCCGGCTTGCCTTTTGCAGCTCGCCCATGGGCTTAATGTATATGGTCTACCTGGGAAGACCATTCACGTGATGCAGCTCCTGGATCAAGCTTACCAGAAAGCTTTAAAATAA
- a CDS encoding polysaccharide deacetylase family protein, translating into MFIVGRRKVILKGLGWLLIFLAGMLAGAYLADRPPLAVLVGRSKRLLPIYSVATQEKKVALSFDATWGAEYTPKILEILRQHNVKTTFFLTNIWLKKYPDVAKKIAAEGHEIGLHSATHPHFTSLTEEQMEQELRENHRLVEEITGYKPELFRPPFGDYNDTVIRVVQRLGYKAIQWDVDSLDWQEHLSAEDIYRRVLKGIKPGSIVLFHNNGKHTATVLGPLLEKLKVEGYQVVPVSELLLKGDYYVDHAGVQRPAR; encoded by the coding sequence ATGTTTATTGTGGGGCGGCGTAAGGTTATACTTAAAGGGTTAGGGTGGCTTTTAATATTTTTAGCGGGGATGCTAGCCGGGGCCTACCTAGCCGATAGGCCCCCTTTGGCTGTCTTGGTGGGCAGAAGTAAAAGATTGCTTCCTATTTATAGTGTGGCCACTCAAGAAAAAAAGGTAGCCCTATCCTTTGACGCTACCTGGGGAGCCGAATATACTCCTAAGATTTTAGAGATCTTGCGCCAACATAACGTTAAGACTACCTTCTTCCTTACCAATATTTGGCTTAAGAAATACCCCGACGTAGCCAAAAAAATAGCAGCGGAAGGACATGAGATAGGCCTCCATTCAGCTACCCATCCCCATTTTACTTCCTTGACTGAAGAGCAGATGGAACAGGAACTGCGGGAAAACCACCGCTTGGTAGAGGAAATTACCGGATATAAACCTGAATTATTCCGGCCGCCCTTCGGAGATTATAACGATACAGTCATCAGGGTGGTGCAGCGCCTAGGGTACAAGGCCATCCAGTGGGATGTGGACTCTTTGGACTGGCAAGAACACCTTTCGGCAGAGGATATTTACCGCCGAGTCCTCAAAGGAATAAAACCTGGGTCTATAGTTCTCTTTCATAATAATGGAAAACATACAGCTACCGTCCTAGGCCCCCTCTTAGAGAAACTCAAGGTTGAGGGATACCAGGTGGTACCAGTGTCAGAACTCCTCCTTAAAGGGGATTACTATGTGGATCATGCTGGAGTCCAGCGTCCAGCGCGCTAA
- a CDS encoding aminotransferase class I/II-fold pyridoxal phosphate-dependent enzyme, which translates to MEWIRERCYNRVEIEGKRGEDPIKTPLWEAVKAYVHRGMFSWHTPGHKGGSSAGADFRAYLGRTVFQVDLTELPELDNLYYPEGVIKEAQERAAAFFGAGHTFFLVNGATSGIISVFLATCRPGDKVLLPRYAHRSVWAGLILSGSYPVYLRGRWLSSLGLPLGVAPEEVEEALVHHKEAKLLVVVHPTYEGLVPPTQRLVELAHQHKVQVLVDAAHGSHFGLDERLPPSPLKLGADYVVQGTHKTLGAFTQAAMLHLRPGLDVASVAEALRLVQTSSPSYLLLTSLDVARYEAEIQGSKLWSQAVDRALRLRQNLRSLGLPCLDEGEVVGEATAGLDVTRLVIPTVPLGLSGREVAIALRRLGHEMELAAARYVVGILTPADGEKSIQALIRALSQLKRETVRYKSRPEGEPLIWEGILPPLAMSPREAFLARRRLVPVREAQGKIAAELVAPCPPGLVLVAPGEVLTPEIIARLTLIWGENSFIQVVDV; encoded by the coding sequence TTGGAATGGATCCGGGAAAGATGCTATAATAGGGTAGAAATCGAAGGTAAGAGGGGAGAAGATCCTATTAAGACGCCTTTATGGGAGGCGGTTAAGGCTTACGTTCACCGGGGGATGTTTTCCTGGCATACACCAGGCCATAAAGGGGGCTCGAGTGCGGGCGCGGATTTCCGTGCCTATTTAGGCCGAACTGTATTCCAGGTTGACTTAACAGAATTGCCGGAACTAGATAATCTATACTACCCCGAAGGGGTAATTAAGGAGGCCCAAGAGAGGGCCGCTGCTTTTTTTGGAGCCGGCCATACCTTTTTCCTGGTCAATGGGGCTACAAGCGGTATTATATCTGTTTTCCTGGCCACTTGTCGGCCCGGGGATAAAGTTTTGCTTCCCCGGTATGCCCATCGCTCAGTATGGGCTGGCCTTATTTTAAGCGGGAGCTACCCAGTCTACCTACGGGGCCGTTGGCTATCTAGCCTAGGGTTACCTTTAGGGGTAGCGCCAGAAGAGGTAGAGGAGGCTTTAGTTCACCATAAAGAAGCCAAATTATTGGTTGTGGTGCATCCTACTTATGAAGGCTTGGTCCCCCCTACCCAGCGCCTGGTGGAGTTGGCCCACCAGCATAAAGTACAGGTTCTAGTGGATGCTGCCCACGGTTCCCATTTTGGGTTGGACGAAAGGCTTCCCCCTTCGCCCTTAAAATTGGGAGCTGATTATGTGGTCCAGGGTACCCATAAAACCCTGGGCGCTTTTACCCAAGCCGCTATGCTTCATCTGCGGCCCGGCCTGGATGTGGCTTCTGTGGCTGAGGCCCTCCGGCTAGTGCAAACCTCCAGCCCCTCTTATCTTTTGCTTACTTCTTTAGATGTAGCCCGGTATGAAGCTGAGATTCAAGGGTCTAAGCTCTGGTCCCAGGCGGTAGATAGGGCCTTAAGACTTAGGCAAAACTTACGGTCGTTGGGGCTCCCCTGCTTAGATGAAGGAGAAGTAGTAGGGGAGGCTACAGCAGGCCTAGATGTAACCCGGCTCGTTATACCTACAGTACCCTTAGGCCTTTCGGGCAGGGAAGTAGCTATAGCCTTACGAAGATTAGGGCACGAAATGGAGCTTGCGGCGGCTCGCTATGTGGTGGGTATCCTTACCCCTGCGGATGGCGAGAAAAGCATCCAGGCCTTGATCCGGGCCTTAAGCCAATTGAAAAGGGAAACGGTAAGATATAAGAGCCGGCCAGAAGGGGAGCCGCTGATCTGGGAGGGAATCTTGCCTCCCCTGGCTATGAGCCCCAGGGAAGCTTTCCTAGCCAGAAGACGCTTGGTTCCTGTCCGGGAAGCTCAAGGGAAGATAGCGGCCGAGTTGGTGGCTCCTTGCCCTCCAGGCCTTGTACTTGTGGCTCCGGGGGAAGTTTTGACGCCGGAAATTATAGCTAGGCTCACCTTAATCTGGGGCGAGAATTCCTTTATACAGGTAGTGGACGTATGA
- the tmk gene encoding dTMP kinase, which yields MKGVFITFEGPDGAGKTTQLNLLANHLQQEGYKVLCTREPGGTPLAEDIRRILLSPWEEEIYGLTEVFLYAASRVQHVKKKILPALAEGKVVLCDRFTDSTLAYQGYGRGIELELLHRLNDLATGGLKPAVTLLLDLPPEEGLRRGKKGGGGTRMDRLEQEDLTFHYRVRQGFLALARQEPRRIKIIDARQPVEKVFAEVLAAVSPWLWRANFE from the coding sequence ATGAAGGGTGTTTTTATCACCTTTGAAGGCCCGGACGGTGCTGGTAAGACCACCCAGCTGAACCTCCTGGCCAACCACTTACAGCAAGAAGGATATAAAGTGTTATGCACACGGGAGCCTGGGGGGACTCCTTTGGCCGAGGATATCCGTAGGATCCTCCTTTCTCCTTGGGAGGAAGAGATATATGGGCTTACGGAGGTTTTTCTTTACGCTGCTAGCCGTGTCCAGCATGTAAAGAAAAAGATCTTACCTGCTTTGGCTGAGGGGAAGGTAGTACTCTGCGATCGTTTTACCGATTCTACCTTGGCTTACCAAGGTTATGGCCGGGGTATAGAACTGGAACTGCTTCATAGACTTAACGACCTGGCCACCGGTGGCTTGAAACCTGCGGTTACCTTACTACTCGATTTACCCCCGGAAGAGGGGTTGCGGCGTGGTAAAAAAGGAGGAGGGGGAACAAGGATGGACAGGTTAGAACAGGAGGATTTGACTTTCCACTATAGAGTAAGGCAGGGATTCCTGGCCCTTGCCCGGCAAGAGCCTAGGCGTATAAAAATTATAGATGCCCGGCAACCCGTGGAAAAGGTTTTCGCTGAAGTACTAGCCGCTGTATCACCTTGGCTTTGGAGGGCTAATTTTGAGTGA
- a CDS encoding PSP1 domain-containing protein, which produces MAIVVGVRFKKAGKIYYFSPGSLELKVGDKVIVETARGLEYGEVVVGPRDVPEEEIVPPLKPVLRRATPADEEQVKKNREGEREAWVICQQKIDEHGLPMKLVDVEFTFDGSKIIFYFTAEGRVDFRELVRDLAAIFRTRIELRQIGVRDEAKILGGLGCCGREICCATFLGEFQPVSIRMAKDQCLSLNPSKISGLCGRLMCCLRFEDHIYQEAKPFYPEIGDRVKTPLGEGEVSSLNILKGTVVVELPERGVVEFRREEVEEIE; this is translated from the coding sequence TTGGCTATTGTAGTAGGAGTGAGGTTTAAAAAGGCAGGCAAGATATATTATTTCAGTCCTGGAAGTTTAGAGTTAAAGGTGGGAGATAAGGTAATAGTAGAGACAGCACGGGGATTGGAATACGGCGAAGTGGTGGTGGGTCCTCGGGACGTGCCGGAGGAAGAGATTGTACCTCCTCTTAAACCGGTACTCCGGCGGGCCACCCCTGCCGATGAGGAACAAGTTAAGAAGAACAGGGAAGGGGAGCGGGAGGCTTGGGTCATTTGCCAACAGAAGATAGATGAGCATGGCCTACCCATGAAACTAGTTGATGTAGAGTTTACCTTTGATGGCAGCAAGATAATTTTTTATTTTACTGCCGAGGGCAGGGTAGACTTCCGGGAGCTTGTGCGGGATCTGGCCGCCATCTTCCGCACGCGTATAGAGCTACGCCAGATCGGGGTACGGGATGAAGCTAAAATCTTAGGGGGCTTAGGTTGCTGCGGGCGGGAAATCTGTTGTGCCACTTTCCTGGGCGAGTTTCAACCTGTCTCCATCCGCATGGCCAAGGATCAGTGCCTTTCCTTAAATCCTAGCAAAATATCTGGTTTGTGCGGACGCCTTATGTGTTGTTTGCGCTTTGAGGATCATATTTATCAAGAAGCCAAGCCCTTTTATCCTGAGATCGGAGACCGGGTTAAGACCCCCTTGGGTGAGGGGGAGGTGAGTTCCCTTAATATTCTTAAGGGTACGGTGGTAGTAGAACTGCCCGAACGAGGAGTAGTGGAATTTCGTAGGGAGGAAGTTGAGGAAATTGAGTGA
- a CDS encoding initiation control protein YabA, with amino-acid sequence MSELSPQDTLMAALAGLEVKVAEIQRELRRLKTLARNLEEENSRLRTWLVEATSGFKGEDKLRLLYDQGYHICPAQFGRVRGTEGCLFCHSFLEKRG; translated from the coding sequence TTGAGTGAATTAAGCCCACAAGATACGTTAATGGCCGCCCTGGCCGGGTTAGAGGTCAAGGTAGCCGAGATACAACGGGAATTAAGGAGGCTTAAAACCCTGGCCCGAAATCTGGAAGAGGAGAACAGCAGGCTCCGAACTTGGCTCGTGGAAGCTACTTCTGGATTTAAAGGAGAGGACAAGCTACGCCTTCTTTATGATCAGGGCTACCATATTTGCCCGGCCCAGTTCGGCCGGGTAAGGGGTACCGAGGGGTGTCTTTTTTGCCATAGTTTCCTGGAGAAGAGGGGATAA
- the rsmI gene encoding 16S rRNA (cytidine(1402)-2'-O)-methyltransferase — MAGHLFLVGTPLGNLEDITLRALRVLKEVDLIAAEDTRRTRELLSYYNIHKPLTSFHQHNRKEKGPVLIRLLKEGKDIALVTDAGMPGISDPGEDLVREALKADIEVVPVPGPSAVITALVVSGLPTRRFVFEGFLPRKGKERQERIAELATEQRTLVLFEAPHRLSRTLRELLEAWGDRMVAVGRELTKKFETVFRGTLHTALQYFEENPPRGECTLVVAGAPKEAPAFIPEEAVLLVEALQKAGRPRKEALAQVARFYGRPRREIYKACLLKKA, encoded by the coding sequence TTGGCGGGTCACCTTTTCTTGGTAGGCACTCCTTTAGGAAACCTGGAGGACATAACTTTAAGGGCCTTAAGGGTTTTAAAAGAGGTAGACCTTATCGCTGCTGAGGACACCCGTAGGACCCGGGAATTGCTTTCTTACTATAACATCCACAAACCCCTTACCAGCTTTCACCAACATAATCGTAAAGAGAAAGGCCCGGTCCTCATCCGGCTGCTTAAGGAAGGGAAGGATATAGCTTTAGTTACAGATGCAGGCATGCCTGGTATTTCGGACCCCGGGGAGGATTTGGTGCGGGAAGCTTTAAAAGCTGATATAGAAGTAGTTCCGGTCCCAGGCCCTAGCGCAGTCATCACCGCTTTAGTTGTTTCCGGTCTACCTACCAGGAGGTTTGTCTTCGAAGGTTTTCTTCCCCGTAAGGGCAAGGAAAGGCAAGAAAGGATCGCAGAGCTAGCTACCGAGCAAAGAACCCTGGTTTTGTTTGAAGCCCCCCACCGCTTGAGCCGTACCTTACGGGAGCTGCTAGAGGCCTGGGGTGACCGCATGGTGGCTGTAGGTCGAGAGCTCACCAAAAAGTTTGAAACAGTTTTCCGGGGGACCTTGCACACAGCTTTGCAGTATTTCGAGGAGAATCCTCCCCGGGGAGAATGTACCTTGGTAGTGGCAGGAGCCCCTAAAGAAGCTCCAGCCTTCATCCCCGAGGAAGCGGTCCTCTTGGTGGAAGCCTTACAAAAGGCAGGGCGGCCGCGCAAAGAAGCCTTGGCTCAAGTAGCCAGGTTTTACGGCCGCCCCCGGCGGGAGATTTATAAAGCCTGTCTTCTTAAGAAGGCCTAA
- a CDS encoding AbrB/MazE/SpoVT family DNA-binding domain-containing protein produces the protein MLKSTGVVRKVDELGRIVIPIELRRTLGIEEKDALEIYVDQEKIILKKYEPACVFCGNAENVTNFRGKNVCRDCAQAMSSIAV, from the coding sequence ATGTTGAAATCCACTGGAGTTGTGCGTAAAGTAGACGAGCTAGGCCGGATCGTAATCCCTATTGAGCTGCGGCGTACTCTAGGGATTGAAGAAAAGGATGCCCTGGAAATCTATGTGGACCAGGAAAAGATAATCCTTAAAAAATATGAGCCGGCCTGCGTATTCTGCGGAAATGCTGAGAACGTAACCAATTTCCGGGGTAAAAACGTGTGCCGGGATTGTGCCCAAGCTATGAGCTCTATAGCTGTTTAG